TTGCCGGTGCTCTCGCTCAAGGTGCTGAGCTTTGTCGAACATTCATCGATGGAAAAATCGCATACGCGATATTTGAGCTTCATTTTTGCGCTCGGCGTGTTGGTGTCGTTTTGGGTCTTGGCGCTCGGCGTGGGCGTTTTGCAAAACGCAGGCGAGCAAATCGGTTGGGGTTTTCAATTTCAATCGCCTTGGTTTGTCGTTGGCATGTCGGTGGTGGTGTTCATTTTTGGGATGAACCTCGTGGGCGTGTTTGAATTCGCCTCGCCGAATGTCACGGGCGATGTCAGCAAAACGCTGAGCCGCCACGATGCGCTGGGCGCGTTTATGAACGGCGTGCTGGCCACCACGCTGGCCACGCCTTGCACCGCGCCGTTTCTCGGCACGGCGCTCGGCTTCGCGTTTTCGCAACCGTTCTATATGATTTTCTTGATTTTCAGCCTTGTGGCGCTCGGGCTGGCCGCGCCGTATGTGATTTTATCGCTCAATCCCGCGTGGCTGAAATTCATCCCGAAGCCGGGCGTTTGGATGGAGCGATTCAAGCAAGCGATGGGCTTTTTGCTTTTCGCCACGCTGGTTTGGTTGCTCTCGGTGCTTGGCAGCCAGACGGGCGCAACGGGCATCTTGGCCGCGCTGACCTTGCTGCTGGGCGTCTCCGTCGGGCTGTGGCTCATCGGCGCGTTCATCGATTACGGCACACCGGCCACGAAAAAATTCATGATTTGGGGAATCGCCCTCTTGCTTGCGGGAGCGAGTTATTATTTAGGATTTGAAAAATGGTTTCCGATTCGTGAGACGGCGCAAACGCAAACGGAGGCCGCAAAACCGCACGATGGACTCATCGACTGGAAGCCGTTTTCCATTGCGACGGTTGAAAAGGAGGTTTCGGCGGGAAAACCGGTGTTTATCGATTTCACCGCCGATTGGTGCTTTACTTGCAAAGTGACCGAACAAACCGTGCTGCACACCGACGCCGTGAGCGGGAAAATCAAGGAACTCGGCATCGTCCCGATTCGCGCGGATTGGACGAATCGCAACGACGAAATCACCGGCCTGCTCAAAAAATTCGGGCGTTCCGGCGTGCCGCTTTATGTCGTGTTTCCGGCGGGAAAATTGTCCGAACCGATTGTCCTTCCCGAAGTCGTGACGCCAGAGCTTTTAATCGAAGCATTTGAAAAGGCCGTTTCGAAATAAATAAAAATCGTAACAGGTATTATTCTTAATCGTTATAAACCGAGAAAGAATAATACCTGAAATTTTTAACGAGTTATTTTATGAGCTATCAAAAATTGAAAGAATTGCGTTCGACGCTTTCTAAATTCTCCGCCGCCTTGATTGCTTTTATGCTTTTCACGGCGGTGGTGCTGGTTACCGTCACGAACGCGTCGGCGCCGGAATCGGAAGTCGGCAAACTCGCGCCGGATTTTTCGCTAAAAGATACGGACGGCAAAACCCATAAACTCGGCGATTATAAAGGAAAAACCGTCGTTTTGGAATGGACAAATCCGGGATGCCCGTTTGTCGTCGGTCATTACAAAACCGGAAACATGCAACAGCTTCAGGAGAAATACACGGAGGCGGGCGTCGTTTGGCTCACGGTCAATTCCACCAATCCCGCGCATCCGAACCATCTTTCCGCCGAAGCGTTGGCCGAAAAATTTCAATCTTGGGAATCGCACGCCTCAGCCAATCTTTTGGATGAAGACGGCAAAGTTGGCGAACTTTACGGCGCGAAAACCACGCCGCACATGTTCATCATCGATAAAAATGGCAAGCTCGCCTACGCCGGCGCCATTGACGATGACCGCAGCACGAACGGCGGCGCGAATGCTTCCGTCAATTATGTGGCGCAAGCTTTGGATGAACTGCTCGCCGGAAAGTCTGTTAGCGTGAAGCAAACCAAGCAATACGGCTGCGGAGTGAAATATTAAGCGCGGGGAAAGTTTATAGAAGACAGTCCTTCCATGATATAACCGAAAAAGCAGGCCGTTTTAAACAGTCTGCTTTTTTTTGGAAAAATTCATCCCACAATTTTTGATTAAAAAGCCTAACTTTAATTTTTGATCTCAGTCATTCGGCACATTCTTTCTTTAATTATGGATGCACCTGCTGCAAGCGACCCGTTTCAGCCGAGCGATAAATTTGATGCACCGCTTCGCATAAAATTGCGGGAATTGAAAAAAAATGAAGCGAAGGAAACACTTCGCGTGTTGGTAAAATGCAGCAGCAAGATTTCAGATGAAATGAAAACTGCGCTGGAAAAAACAGGACTGAAGATTGGCACAATCGCCGGAAACATTTGCACCACAAGCGGAAATATTCACGTTATTGAGCATCTACAAGCACTTCAGTTCGTGCAACGTGTATCACTTTCTCAACAACAACAATATTTTCATCCATAACGCAATCATGTTCAAATTTAAAGTTTTTTCCCTGTTGTTGATTTTCTCCATCTTTGGCAGTTCTTTTTCAGGTGCAATCGCACTTGCCAGCCAGCCCGATTCAACTTCAAATAAATTTTCCGCGAAAATTGGAGCGCCACTTCGCGTATTGCTGCGCGAGGCTAAAACGGCCAAAGCCAAAAGCCCTCAGTCGCTTGAGACCTTCAGTGAAGAGCATCGCCAGTTTGCCGTGAGAAAAAGTGCTTCGGGGCAAACGATGGTAGGCTTGCTGTTGAAATCCGAAAATGTGATGCTGGCAAAATCAGCGATTATCAATGCCGGCGGAACGGTTTCCACAATTGCGGGAAATATTCTTGTTGCGCGCGTGCCGCTGGATTCAGTTGAATCAATTGTTGCAGGAGAAAGCATTTCGCGTGTGGAAGCGTGTCAAAAACAAGCGCTGCTACTCGATAGCAGTCGAGCGGAAATTTACGCCGATGTGGTTCAGGCCGGAGAAGGCGGCCTCGACCAAAGTTATAACGGAACAGATGTAATTGTGGGCGTAGTGGATAGCGGCATCGATGAAGATCATGCGGATTTTAACACGACTTCCGGCAGCCGAATTTTGTATTTGTGGGACATGTCCGGCTCAGGAAATTCACCTTCGAGCTACGATTATGGAACAGAATACACGCAATCGCAAATTACAGCAGGACAATGCAACCAGAGTGATGATGATGGACATGGAACACATGTTACGGGTATTGCTGCTGGCAATGGCCGCGCTGAATCTGGTTTTACGGGCATTGCGCCAGACGCCGACATTATTTTTGTGAAAGGCTATCGCGATGTCGATGGATTTTACAGCGACGACGTGATCAATGGCTGCGCTTATATTTTTGAACGCGCCGATAAAGTCAATAAGAGCGCGGTTGTCAATCTGAGTCTTGGCGGACATGTGGGGCCGCACGATGGAACAAGCCTTTACGAACAAGCGCTTTCGAACTTGGTTGATGAAGGGAAAATCATTGTGGCAGCAGCCGGAAATAGCGGAAGCAGTTTGGTTCATGTAAACTATGAAACAGGTGGTTCAAGCTTCAGCGAAGCTCGGGAAACATATTTTGAAATTTCATCGAGCACCAGCGCGGCCTACATTGATTTATGGTACGAAACTGGCAGCGTCAATGTGGGAATCGCCGCTTATAGAAACGGCTCAAGAGTGGATTACACCTCGAGTGTTGCGCCAGGCGGTCAGCTTTCTAATGAATCCCTGGGAAGCGGATTTCAAACGTTTGGAACGGTGACTATTGACGCAACCGAAACGTCGTACTCCGAAAATGGAGACAAACGGGTTTTGATTGAGATTACAAACAACAATGTTACAGGCGTCACGTGGAGCTTATTTACCTACGGCAGCGGAACGCTCGACGCCTGGCTAAGCGGCGGTAGCTTTACAGAGGACAGCGGCCGTTTAATTTACCCTGGCGACAATGAAAAATCAGTTGCCATTCCGAGCACAGCTGAAAAAGTTATTTGCGTGGGCTCTTACACCACCAAAAATAAGTGGAAGGCTTACGATGGGAACACATACAGTTTAACCAGTCAACCTGAAATAGGCGCAATTTCTTCGTTCAGCAGTCTTGGCCCGTCGCGCGATGGCCGCACCAAGCCGGACATTGCCGCGCCAGGACAGGTCATTATGTCCGCACTTTCAAGCGACTTGACGATTGGAAGCGATGTTACAGTACCTTATGTTTCGCCAAGCGGAGAGCTGCAAGCGATGCAAGGCACAAGCATGGCTTCACCACATGTTGCGGGCACGATTGCGTTGATGTTGGAAAAAAATCCCCAAGCCGACTATGAAACGGTGATGGACATTCTCACCACAACGGCTCGCCAAGATGACGAAACCGGCAGCGTGCCAAACAATACCTGGGGATATGGAAAATTGGACGTCCTTGAGGCAATGCTCCAAATCGCCGAAGGGGAAAAAGACACAACAACCTCCGGCGATTCAGAAGACGATACAACGGCTACGCAAGTAACGGTTTTAAAATCGGGTTACCCAAACCCCGTGTTTTCATCGCGAGGCTATATCACCATTTTGTATGAAATTCCAGAGAATACGAGCGTTCAAGCGCCATATTACCTAAAAATTTATGATGTGCTTGGCAGAGAAGTTGCCTCTCACCGAATTAGTGCAGATGAAACCACCGTTTCGCCGTCAATTAAAGCGTTTGCGAGCGGCATGTATTTTTACCGAATCACGGGCTTTTCAGACATGAAAAAGTTTGTCATTCTCAAAAACGAATAAGAAACAGTAAACCTGAATGGAAACCATTTCATTTGATGATTTTCTAAAAGTAGAATTGCGGGTGGGAAAAATCATCTCAGTCGAGCCGTTTCCTAAAGCCAAAAAGCCAGCCTACATTTTGAAAGTAGATTTTGGAGAAGAAATTGGCGTGAAAAAGTCCAGTGCGCAAATTACGGCGCTTTACGATCCAGAGGAATTGGTAGGCAAGTTGGTTGTGGGGGTGGTGAATTTCCCGAAAAAGCAAATTGGGCCAGTCATGCCGGAATGCTTAATCACGGGATTTCATGATGAAAATGGCGATGTGGCGCTTTGCATCCCGGACAAGCCAGTGCCGTTAGGGACGAAGATTTTGTGAGAGAGGAAGAAAACAACTGTCTTGAGTTTGGGGGGTGACACATTCAACATGTTTCGGGATAAACTTCTTTTAAACTGTTAATTAATTCACGCCCCACTGCCTGCTTCGAAAAACGTTGCGCAATCGTGTGCAAGCCTTCCTCTTTGAATTTTTCCTGAAGCGCTTTATTTGAAACCAGTCGTATGATCTTATTAGCCATGTCATCGGCATTGTTATTTTCACAAAAAAAACCATTTTTTTCATGCTCAATGATGATTTCTGGTCCACCGCAGCGCGTTGAAATCACAGGTGTCCCTGATGCCATCGCTTCCAAAATCACAATCCCAAGTCCTTCTTGCCATGATGGAAGTACAAAAATCGTTGCTTCTCGATAAAGCCGGCGCAGCTCATCCCAACTCACTTCACCACAAAAAACGACATCGCCCTCAAGATTCATCTGCCTAACAACTTCGCGTGTGGCATCGCTTGGTTCAGCACCTGCAAGTTTCAATTTAGGCAAGTTTGGCATTTTTTGCTTGGCTTTGCGATACGCTTCAAAAAGCAAATTCACATTTTTGCGCTGATCATTAAATCGACCGACCATTAAAATAAAAGCTTCGGATGGCTTCTCTTGTAAAGGGAAAAATGATTCCGTATCGATTGCGTAAGGCAAAAATTTTTGGCGCGTAATTGGAATTCCTGCTCGTTTTGTACTGTCTTCCGCGTACTTACTTTGAAACAGCATGAGCGACGAGCGCCGCATTACTTGATTTTCATAGTGCTGCAACCGCTTCAAGATGAACTTGTGAACGGGATAAATTGCGTTTTTTGATGATGTTAACGCATCGATTCTATCATCAAAAATAGTGGTAGCTGTCCATGTAAGATATTTTGGTGCATGACGAAAGGCCGCATAACCGTAAATTGCCGAGCCACCAATAATTAAAAATTGCTGATGTTTCTTCAATTCAGCTTCCCACAAGTGATTGCTGCGATAACGATTTATTTCAAGCTCAGGAAAATATGCTCCCAGTAAAACGGTTTTTAAACCGTCAATTTCTTTTTCAACCTTCCCAAGACGAGGCGTAGTTAAGCCGTTTGCTAAAGTGCAACTTACATTGCGTTCGAACCGATAGGGAGCATAAGCCAAAACGGTGGGCTCTAAGCCGTAAGAAAGCAGCGTCTGATATGCAAAATCCAGAACAGCTCTTACTCCACCGCCGTTTCTTGGATCTTGTGTAATAAGAGCTATCTTTATTTTTTTCATGCGATTCTTACGTTTTGTTAGGAGACTTGATGCTGCCTCAACACCCCATCGATTTGGTTGGCAATCTTTTTCGGAACTCTAAACTGGATTTCTACATCTTCATCGTCGTAGCGCTTTGAGATAATTTCCGTTTTCTCGTGCAGATAGCTGATCAACTTGTAGTCTGAGACATGCACACGAATAAACCGCTCGTCAAAGTCGGCTTGAATCAGATCAGAAAGCCGCTCCATTAAACCCGAAAGGTTAATGCCTCGTGCTGCCGAAATTAAAACCGACCCTTCAAATTTTTGCGCTAAACCCAAAAACGTATCGTTTTGCTCGAGCCTATCAATTTTGTTCAG
Above is a window of Chloroherpeton thalassium ATCC 35110 DNA encoding:
- a CDS encoding protein-disulfide reductase DsbD family protein, producing MLKRPFKNAFWFTAFFSVLSLFFAKNAAAQFPDFGDGKKLVQPSLVVGTENFREPFIIGIRFKLEPEWHIYWKNAGDAGTPVEVEWNLPDGFRVSELDYPVPIKFVLSGVVGYGYTDEVVLLAKVEPPKNYSPKKAPEISAKLSWLVCRESCIPGEGEVSLNLETLSQKDVAEGKKLIEKFEAKLPGQSGNLDIKLEQAVAKGSGKNVTAELRFSGKQASEITDFFPDILENAFIGYNDIQVANNTISFPMQLSAPDAELPEIRGLLVTETHGYEFSATLKAATESLLDDSFQVAGERPDESPLWMILLLAFVGGLLLNIMPCVLPVLSLKVLSFVEHSSMEKSHTRYLSFIFALGVLVSFWVLALGVGVLQNAGEQIGWGFQFQSPWFVVGMSVVVFIFGMNLVGVFEFASPNVTGDVSKTLSRHDALGAFMNGVLATTLATPCTAPFLGTALGFAFSQPFYMIFLIFSLVALGLAAPYVILSLNPAWLKFIPKPGVWMERFKQAMGFLLFATLVWLLSVLGSQTGATGILAALTLLLGVSVGLWLIGAFIDYGTPATKKFMIWGIALLLAGASYYLGFEKWFPIRETAQTQTEAAKPHDGLIDWKPFSIATVEKEVSAGKPVFIDFTADWCFTCKVTEQTVLHTDAVSGKIKELGIVPIRADWTNRNDEITGLLKKFGRSGVPLYVVFPAGKLSEPIVLPEVVTPELLIEAFEKAVSK
- a CDS encoding tRNA-binding protein, which produces METISFDDFLKVELRVGKIISVEPFPKAKKPAYILKVDFGEEIGVKKSSAQITALYDPEELVGKLVVGVVNFPKKQIGPVMPECLITGFHDENGDVALCIPDKPVPLGTKIL
- a CDS encoding S8 family serine peptidase, with product MFKFKVFSLLLIFSIFGSSFSGAIALASQPDSTSNKFSAKIGAPLRVLLREAKTAKAKSPQSLETFSEEHRQFAVRKSASGQTMVGLLLKSENVMLAKSAIINAGGTVSTIAGNILVARVPLDSVESIVAGESISRVEACQKQALLLDSSRAEIYADVVQAGEGGLDQSYNGTDVIVGVVDSGIDEDHADFNTTSGSRILYLWDMSGSGNSPSSYDYGTEYTQSQITAGQCNQSDDDGHGTHVTGIAAGNGRAESGFTGIAPDADIIFVKGYRDVDGFYSDDVINGCAYIFERADKVNKSAVVNLSLGGHVGPHDGTSLYEQALSNLVDEGKIIVAAAGNSGSSLVHVNYETGGSSFSEARETYFEISSSTSAAYIDLWYETGSVNVGIAAYRNGSRVDYTSSVAPGGQLSNESLGSGFQTFGTVTIDATETSYSENGDKRVLIEITNNNVTGVTWSLFTYGSGTLDAWLSGGSFTEDSGRLIYPGDNEKSVAIPSTAEKVICVGSYTTKNKWKAYDGNTYSLTSQPEIGAISSFSSLGPSRDGRTKPDIAAPGQVIMSALSSDLTIGSDVTVPYVSPSGELQAMQGTSMASPHVAGTIALMLEKNPQADYETVMDILTTTARQDDETGSVPNNTWGYGKLDVLEAMLQIAEGEKDTTTSGDSEDDTTATQVTVLKSGYPNPVFSSRGYITILYEIPENTSVQAPYYLKIYDVLGREVASHRISADETTVSPSIKAFASGMYFYRITGFSDMKKFVILKNE
- a CDS encoding thioredoxin family protein; protein product: MSYQKLKELRSTLSKFSAALIAFMLFTAVVLVTVTNASAPESEVGKLAPDFSLKDTDGKTHKLGDYKGKTVVLEWTNPGCPFVVGHYKTGNMQQLQEKYTEAGVVWLTVNSTNPAHPNHLSAEALAEKFQSWESHASANLLDEDGKVGELYGAKTTPHMFIIDKNGKLAYAGAIDDDRSTNGGANASVNYVAQALDELLAGKSVSVKQTKQYGCGVKY
- a CDS encoding glycosyltransferase family 4 protein; this encodes MKKIKIALITQDPRNGGGVRAVLDFAYQTLLSYGLEPTVLAYAPYRFERNVSCTLANGLTTPRLGKVEKEIDGLKTVLLGAYFPELEINRYRSNHLWEAELKKHQQFLIIGGSAIYGYAAFRHAPKYLTWTATTIFDDRIDALTSSKNAIYPVHKFILKRLQHYENQVMRRSSLMLFQSKYAEDSTKRAGIPITRQKFLPYAIDTESFFPLQEKPSEAFILMVGRFNDQRKNVNLLFEAYRKAKQKMPNLPKLKLAGAEPSDATREVVRQMNLEGDVVFCGEVSWDELRRLYREATIFVLPSWQEGLGIVILEAMASGTPVISTRCGGPEIIIEHEKNGFFCENNNADDMANKIIRLVSNKALQEKFKEEGLHTIAQRFSKQAVGRELINSLKEVYPETC